One stretch of Harmonia axyridis chromosome 1, icHarAxyr1.1, whole genome shotgun sequence DNA includes these proteins:
- the LOC123670769 gene encoding uncharacterized protein LOC123670769 isoform X1, which translates to MCAMDPLSEVKTMLRSILISSPVVIDVYQLNRDFREQEGTGIPYQKFGHKSLIDFLKSIPDVLFINGNSEYSEVTPVESEKSSHVNDLVLKQKSKKTPGSFFPKNCKPSRNRRNKLNSFQPPPRFQKHQEVISKVKVDDGYSSQKSYSDKSTNALKPSTNQKTSLECNKNSNRVGNRPTNYNSSSDNSREIRQRLNSGNKEIEGFSKNNCNKNIKNPKIVEESTKLLRRINYKDTFLNEDNSFNVDISLKGEKPADKIYWNGGTIKKTNKKNNTPENCSGTENSLEKNIKSSTNKCTRSRHFTPNSSSHLMDSAVKNKSKETHNREKYKSLSLTTKKNCIPKAVQDNLKNLIADFPEGICCSELPLVYKNFTGEDLLFEDFGYRCLIYLCLDLEHIFHCTKESQCDYKLFDVRKPLPELNIPQESSLEGMTQNSESSPAIPEMRWGSFDSFVPHDAVRLGFKPNRIQVAEVLEEGTSINVTVADIYDISKFWMIIDDSQLDELMDNMQEFYGINRTRYLVPKSLLVETLYCVVLFKGKFHRAVILNVMPGYEYLKVYYVDFGTLAKVSKTEVWYITKEFSELPTQAIRARLGDIYPPNQGTTWSPFANYDFSGLTCMKKFIAEIIRVDKKKNLVDIKLNDGYSDMSDILVNRNLAKFINKPQKKHIDDPNCKPRVQYVHLFPTFDEIENWIVPSTEEAADFLNTTVTADFLYSQYFNRTVDTNLIKSIEEKMELTCKKNKSLMKYHKSSEISLNHNIEEINKIAYGDLYNFFTENVIEDNHINESETKELEEIQDDVLGENAIEESECKGTVEDHNVSFTNKRIIDIKNDELLISILRQTRMKKSYSVQDDKCGKNFNTSEKVLKGTESESFTLHTKRIFEELSESSNGIDISCKSYNTSNEVSNFLDLEKYLSDENSFKTSKKSTTNLIDLDNELSPNVSSTNLLLDLEFEHSQKKLAESRQKIQNCLLTGFSVENVENLLDTPIPCNVPKSSFTDLMQFDDDNVSVPEVSSTFHEQVCAMSTKPFFKVVDCSESSDADDEDSDAVQNSLDYSYNSNKSKELKKVNSNNELNGIITINTTSLQETRIFVDQDNFATHNVDATQNESKNGCLTHASSDGQNIDVERLIILNSYSSNSEDQSSHKDFSGIVDCCSNASDANFEHCDFNNSIVQEKQIQTLMTENLHYISRNRYPEYQLDIFDSVNASSIFVDEGSQKDPTLEDVQEHNFATSNISNSAAAGNAINDNHLISNFHHRVISYGDTISNDFQLLKLKGEAISSISRLGINNSSTPIYSQSLFDTSIVTIDSAECESEFREESISRLSSKLETLEDEKKISENSAIMSPVQDLSFENNHDCQAFSSITNSVVASTPLPNQRALSKDRSFLEEFEILDHSTSSSISDLRNETVLSRLSFISGEWISIELQNSKCGTNNSDPLNDAQSTEPDNSVKNEVLNSVSQENTLLSAVSMSLESSSQSKIDSNTSLLSESEFAVKKDVSKDLENADKSVNPTNWKYESASIPQSQVGNLEHDFNYRVPFNNPEPSTSSHPRMLAPVCGIQTWMHPPRMLVPGPPLPFIPIPTSGQQRLLFPSGPQFHVPVNHYNCVPGSQQAIINGVAQNYGTCPIVIFNYNFLPPMNQNSK; encoded by the exons atgtgTGCGATGGATCCTTTATCGGAAGTAAAGACTATGCTTCGAAGTATCTTAATATCTTCACCAGTTGTTATAGATGTTTATCAATTGAATAGAGACTTCAGAGAACAAGAAGGCACTGGAATTCCGTACCAAAAATTTGGACACAAATCTTTGATAGATTTCTTGAAATCTATTCCGGACGTTTTATTTATCAATGGTAATAGTGAATATTCGGAAGTTACTCCGGTTGAATCTGAAAAATCATCACATGTGAATGATTTAGTgttgaaacaaaaatcaaaaaaaacaCCAGGAAGCTTTTTCCCCAAAAACTGTAAACCTTCAAGAAATCGTCGTAACAAACT aaattcgtTTCAACCACCACCACGATTCCAAAAACATCAAGAAGTAATATCAAAAGTTAAAGTTGACGATGGATATTCTAGTCAAAAATCCTATAGTGATAAAAGCACCAATGCTTTAAAACCAAGTACAAATCAAAAGACTTCTTTAGAGTGTAACAAAAACTCAAATAGAGTAGGAAACAGACCTACAAATTATAATAGTTCAAGTGATAATTCGAGAGAAATTAGACAAAGGCTGAATAGTGGAAATAAGGAAATAGAGGGtttctcaaaaaataattgtaataaaaatataaagaacCCTAAAATTGTTGAAGAAAGTACAAAACTTCTAAGGAGAATCAATTACAAAGATACTTTCCTTAATGAAGATAATTCATTTAATGTAGATATCTCATTGAAAGGTGAAAAACCAGCTGACAAGATTTATTGGAATGGTGGAACCATTAAAAAAACGAACAAAAAGAATAATACACCTGAAAATTGCAGTGGAACAGAAAACTCTCTTGAGAAGAATATTAAATCAAGTACAAATAAATGTACAAGGTCAAGACATTTTACGCCAAATAGTAGTAGTCACTTGATGGATAGTGCtgtgaaaaataaatcaaaggAAACTcataatagagaaaaatataaaagtcTTTCTTTAACCACAAAAAAGAATTGTATTCCAAAAGCTGTACAAGATAACCTTAAAAATTTGATAGCTGATTTTCCTGAAGGAATTTGTTGTTCTGAATTGCCTTTGGTTTATAAGAATTTTACTGGCGAAGATCTATTATTTGAAGACTTTGGCTATAGATGTTTAATTTACTTATGTTTGGACCTGGAACATATTTTTCATTGCACTAAAGAATCCCAATGTGATTACAAACTTTTTGATGTAAGAAAACCCCTGCCTGAA CTTAATATTCCCCAAGAGAGTAGTCTTGAAGGTATGACTCAAAACTCGGAATCATCACCTGCAATTCCTGAAATGAGATGGGGTTCTTTTGATTCCTTTGTCCCTCATGATGCAGTGAGGTTGGGATTTAAACCGAACAGAATACAAGTGGCTGAGGTATTGGAGGAAGGTACTAGCATAAATGTGACGGTAGCTGATatttatgatatctcaaaatTCTGGATGATAATAGATGACTCACAGTTGGACGAATTGATGGATAACATGCAAGAGTTCTATGGCATTAATAGAACGAGATACTTGGTACCGAAATCTTTATTAGTAGAAACCCTTTACTGTGTTGTTTTATTCAAAGGCAAATTTCATAGAGCAGTTATTCTTAACGTGATGCCTGGTTATGAGTACCTCAAAGTTTACTATGTTGACTTTGGAACTTTGGCCAAAGTTTCAAAAACAGAGGTTTGGTACATAACTAAAGAATTTAGTGAACTCCCAACCCAAGCCATAAGAGCTAGACTTGGCGACATTTATCCACCAAACCAAGGTACTACTTGGTCTCCATTTGCTAATTATGATTTTAGCGGTTTAACatgcatgaaaaaattcattgcaGAAATTATAAGGgtggataaaaaaaaaaatttagttgacATAAAATTGAATGATGGATATTCTGATATGAGCGATATACTAGTAAATCGTAATCTTGCTAAATTCATAAACAAACCCCAAAAAAAACATATTGATGATCCTAATTGTAAACCTAGAGTGCAATATGTTCATCTATTTCCTACATTTGATGAAATAGAGAATTGGATTGTGCCATCTACGGAAGAAGCTGCAGACTTTTTGAACACCACGGTTACTGCCGATTTCTTGTACTCGCAGTATTTCAATAGAACTGTTGATACGAATTTAATCAAAAGCATTGAGGAAAAGATGGAACTGACTTGTAAGAAGAATAAGTCATTGATGAAGTACCACAAGTCATCTGAAATTTCACTTAACCATAATATAGAGGAAATTAACAAGATTGCATATGGAGATTTATATAACTTTTTTACAGAAAATGTAATAGAAGataatcatataaatgaaagtGAAACTAAAGAACTTGAAGAAATTCAAGATGATGTCCTGGGAGAAAATGCAATTGAAGAAAGTGAATGCAAAGGAACTGTAGAAGATCACAATGTATCTTTTACAAATAAGAGAATAATTGATATTAAAAATGATGAacttttaatttcaatattgagaCAAACTAGgatgaaaaaatcatattcagtCCAAGATGATAAGtgtggaaaaaatttcaatacttcaGAGAAAGTATTGAAAGGAACAGAATCTGAAAGCTTTACATTGCATActaaaagaatatttgaagaattaagCGAATCTTCAAATGGGATTGATATTTCATGCAAGAGCTACAATACTTCTA atgaGGTTTCAAATTTTCTTGATCTTGAAAAATACTTATCTGATGAGAATTCTTTTAAGACAAGTAAAAAATCAACTACCAACCTGATTGATCTGGACAATGAATTGAGTCCCAATGTTTCATCAACAAATCTTCTGTTGGATCTTGAGTTTGAGCATTCCCAAAAGAAATTAGCAGAAAGTAggcagaaaattcaaaattgtctTTTAACTGGATTCAGTGTGGAAAATGTGGAAAACCTGTTAGATACTCCAATTCCTTGTAATGTTCCTAAGAGTTCATTTACAGATCTTATGCAGTTTGATGATGATAATGTATCTGTCCCAGAAGTATCTAGTACATTCCATGAACAGGTATGTGCAATGTCAACGAAACCTTTTTTCAAAGTAGTAGATTGTTCAGAGTCGAGTGATGCAGATGATGAAGATTCAGATGCTGTTCAGAATTCTCTTGATTATTCTTATAATTCTAATAAATCAAAAGAACTCAAAAAAgtaaattcaaataatgaattgaatggTATAATAACGATAAATACTACTTCACTACAGGAAACTCGAATATTTGTGGATCAGGATAATTTTGCAACTCACAATGTTGACGCAACACAAAATGAAAGTAAGAATGGTTGTCTCACACATGCTTCATCTGATGGTCAAAACATTGACGTAGAACGACTCATTATATTAAATTCATACAGTAGTAATTCAGAAGACCAAAGTAGCCATAAAGATTTTAGTGGAATTGTAGACTGCTGCAGCAATGCAAGTGATGCTAACTTTGAACATTgtgatttcaataattcaattgtgcaagaaaaacaaattcaaacgcTAATGACCGAAAATTTGCATTACATAAGTAGAAATAGATATCCAGAATATCAATTAGACATTTTTGATTCAGTAAATGCTTCAAGTATTTTTGTAGATGAAGGTAGCCAAAAAGATCCCACTTTAGAAGATGTACAGGAACATAATTTTGCcacttcaaatatttcaaattcagcAGCTGCAGGAAATGCTATAAATGATAATCACTTAATCTCGAATTTTCATCATCGAGTGATTTCTTATGGAGATACCATATCAAATGATTTTCAACTCCTGAAATTGAAAGGAGAAGCTATAAGTAGTATAAGCAGATTGGGAATAAATAATTCGTCCACCCCAATATATTCTCAGAGTTTGTTTGACACTTCCATTGTTACTATAGATTCTGCAGAATGCGAATCAGAGTTTAGAGAAGAATCAATATCTAGACTAAGTTCTAAATTGGAAACTCTAGaagatgagaaaaaaatctcaGAGAATAGTGCTATAATGTCTCCAGTTCAGGAtttatcatttgaaaataatcatGATTGTCAGGCCTTTAGTAGTATTACTAATTCAGTAGTTGCATCTACTCCCCTTCCAAATCAAAGGGCTCTGTCTAAGGATAGGAGCTTCCTGgaagaatttgaaattcttgatCATTCAACATCATCCTCTATTTCAGATCTAAGAAATGAGACAGTTTTATCAAGGCTGAGTTTTATATCTGGTGAATGGATCAGTATTGAATTGCAGAATTCTAAATGTGGAACAAACAATTCTGATCCTTTGAATGATGCTCAATCGACTGAGCCAGACAATTCAGTGAAAAATGAAGTTTTGAATAGTGTTTCACAAGAAAACACTTTGTTGTCTGCTGTTTCAATGAGTTTAGAATCAAGTTCACAATCGAAAATTGACAGTAATACTTCCTTAttatctgaatcagaatttgcAGTCAAAAAGGATGTTTCCAAGGACTTGGAAAATGCTGATAAATCGGTAAATCCTACAAATTGGAAATATGAATCTGCCAGTATTCCACAATCTCAAGTAGGCAACCTTGAGCATGATTTTAATTATCGCGTGCCTTTCAATAATCCTGAACCTTCAACATCCTCTCATCCTAGAATGCTAGCACCAGTATGTGGAATCCAAACATGGATGCATCCACCAAGAATGTTGGTTCCCGGTCCACCTCTACCGTTCATTCCAATTCCAACCAGTGGCCAACAAAGactattatttccttcaggacCTCAGTTTCATGTTCCTGTTAATCACTATAATTGTGTTCCAGGATCACAACAAGCAATTATAAATGGAGTTGCTCAAAATTACGGAACTTGTCCTATAGTAATATTTAACTATAATTTTCTACCTCCAATGAaccaaaattcaaaatga
- the LOC123670769 gene encoding uncharacterized protein LOC123670769 isoform X4 — protein MCAMDPLSEVKTMLRSILISSPVVIDVYQLNRDFREQEGTGIPYQKFGHKSLIDFLKSIPDVLFINGNSEYSEVTPVESEKSSHVNDLVLKQKSKKTPGSFFPKNCKPSRNRRNKLNSFQPPPRFQKHQEVISKVKVDDGYSSQKSYSDKSTNALKPSTNQKTSLECNKNSNRVGNRPTNYNSSSDNSREIRQRLNSGNKEIEGFSKNNCNKNIKNPKIVEESTKLLRRINYKDTFLNEDNSFNVDISLKGEKPADKIYWNGGTIKKTNKKNNTPENCSGTENSLEKNIKSSTNKCTRSRHFTPNSSSHLMDSAVKNKSKETHNREKYKSLSLTTKKNCIPKAVQDNLKNLIADFPEGICCSELPLVYKNFTGEDLLFEDFGYRCLIYLCLDLEHIFHCTKESQCDYKLFDVRKPLPELNIPQESSLEGMTQNSESSPAIPEMRWGSFDSFVPHDAVRLGFKPNRIQVAEVLEEGTSINVTVADIYDISKFWMIIDDSQLDELMDNMQEFYGINRTRYLVPKSLLVETLYCVVLFKGKFHRAVILNVMPGYEYLKVYYVDFGTLAKVSKTEVWYITKEFSELPTQAIRARLGDIYPPNQGTTWSPFANYDFSGLTCMKKFIAEIIRVDKKKNLVDIKLNDGYSDMSDILVNRNLAKFINKPQKKHIDDPNCKPRVQYVHLFPTFDEIENWIVPSTEEAADFLNTTVTADFLYSQYFNRTVDTNLIKSIEEKMELTCKKNKSLMKYHKSSEISLNHNIEEINKIAYGDLYNFFTENVIEDNHINESETKELEEIQDDVLGENAIEESECKGTVEDHNVSFTNKRIIDIKNDELLISILRQTRMKKSYSVQDDKCGKNFNTSEKVLKGTESESFTLHTKRIFEELSESSNGIDISCKSYNTSNLMQFDDDNVSVPEVSSTFHEQETRIFVDQDNFATHNVDATQNESKNGCLTHASSDGQNIDVERLIILNSYSSNSEDQSSHKDFSGIVDCCSNASDANFEHCDFNNSIVQEKQIQTLMTENLHYISRNRYPEYQLDIFDSVNASSIFVDEGSQKDPTLEDVQEHNFATSNISNSAAAGNAINDNHLISNFHHRVISYGDTISNDFQLLKLKGEAISSISRLGINNSSTPIYSQSLFDTSIVTIDSAECESEFREESISRLSSKLETLEDEKKISENSAIMSPVQDLSFENNHDCQAFSSITNSVVASTPLPNQRALSKDRSFLEEFEILDHSTSSSISDLRNETVLSRLSFISGEWISIELQNSKCGTNNSDPLNDAQSTEPDNSVKNEVLNSVSQENTLLSAVSMSLESSSQSKIDSNTSLLSESEFAVKKDVSKDLENADKSVNPTNWKYESASIPQSQVGNLEHDFNYRVPFNNPEPSTSSHPRMLAPVCGIQTWMHPPRMLVPGPPLPFIPIPTSGQQRLLFPSGPQFHVPVNHYNCVPGSQQAIINGVAQNYGTCPIVIFNYNFLPPMNQNSK, from the exons atgtgTGCGATGGATCCTTTATCGGAAGTAAAGACTATGCTTCGAAGTATCTTAATATCTTCACCAGTTGTTATAGATGTTTATCAATTGAATAGAGACTTCAGAGAACAAGAAGGCACTGGAATTCCGTACCAAAAATTTGGACACAAATCTTTGATAGATTTCTTGAAATCTATTCCGGACGTTTTATTTATCAATGGTAATAGTGAATATTCGGAAGTTACTCCGGTTGAATCTGAAAAATCATCACATGTGAATGATTTAGTgttgaaacaaaaatcaaaaaaaacaCCAGGAAGCTTTTTCCCCAAAAACTGTAAACCTTCAAGAAATCGTCGTAACAAACT aaattcgtTTCAACCACCACCACGATTCCAAAAACATCAAGAAGTAATATCAAAAGTTAAAGTTGACGATGGATATTCTAGTCAAAAATCCTATAGTGATAAAAGCACCAATGCTTTAAAACCAAGTACAAATCAAAAGACTTCTTTAGAGTGTAACAAAAACTCAAATAGAGTAGGAAACAGACCTACAAATTATAATAGTTCAAGTGATAATTCGAGAGAAATTAGACAAAGGCTGAATAGTGGAAATAAGGAAATAGAGGGtttctcaaaaaataattgtaataaaaatataaagaacCCTAAAATTGTTGAAGAAAGTACAAAACTTCTAAGGAGAATCAATTACAAAGATACTTTCCTTAATGAAGATAATTCATTTAATGTAGATATCTCATTGAAAGGTGAAAAACCAGCTGACAAGATTTATTGGAATGGTGGAACCATTAAAAAAACGAACAAAAAGAATAATACACCTGAAAATTGCAGTGGAACAGAAAACTCTCTTGAGAAGAATATTAAATCAAGTACAAATAAATGTACAAGGTCAAGACATTTTACGCCAAATAGTAGTAGTCACTTGATGGATAGTGCtgtgaaaaataaatcaaaggAAACTcataatagagaaaaatataaaagtcTTTCTTTAACCACAAAAAAGAATTGTATTCCAAAAGCTGTACAAGATAACCTTAAAAATTTGATAGCTGATTTTCCTGAAGGAATTTGTTGTTCTGAATTGCCTTTGGTTTATAAGAATTTTACTGGCGAAGATCTATTATTTGAAGACTTTGGCTATAGATGTTTAATTTACTTATGTTTGGACCTGGAACATATTTTTCATTGCACTAAAGAATCCCAATGTGATTACAAACTTTTTGATGTAAGAAAACCCCTGCCTGAA CTTAATATTCCCCAAGAGAGTAGTCTTGAAGGTATGACTCAAAACTCGGAATCATCACCTGCAATTCCTGAAATGAGATGGGGTTCTTTTGATTCCTTTGTCCCTCATGATGCAGTGAGGTTGGGATTTAAACCGAACAGAATACAAGTGGCTGAGGTATTGGAGGAAGGTACTAGCATAAATGTGACGGTAGCTGATatttatgatatctcaaaatTCTGGATGATAATAGATGACTCACAGTTGGACGAATTGATGGATAACATGCAAGAGTTCTATGGCATTAATAGAACGAGATACTTGGTACCGAAATCTTTATTAGTAGAAACCCTTTACTGTGTTGTTTTATTCAAAGGCAAATTTCATAGAGCAGTTATTCTTAACGTGATGCCTGGTTATGAGTACCTCAAAGTTTACTATGTTGACTTTGGAACTTTGGCCAAAGTTTCAAAAACAGAGGTTTGGTACATAACTAAAGAATTTAGTGAACTCCCAACCCAAGCCATAAGAGCTAGACTTGGCGACATTTATCCACCAAACCAAGGTACTACTTGGTCTCCATTTGCTAATTATGATTTTAGCGGTTTAACatgcatgaaaaaattcattgcaGAAATTATAAGGgtggataaaaaaaaaaatttagttgacATAAAATTGAATGATGGATATTCTGATATGAGCGATATACTAGTAAATCGTAATCTTGCTAAATTCATAAACAAACCCCAAAAAAAACATATTGATGATCCTAATTGTAAACCTAGAGTGCAATATGTTCATCTATTTCCTACATTTGATGAAATAGAGAATTGGATTGTGCCATCTACGGAAGAAGCTGCAGACTTTTTGAACACCACGGTTACTGCCGATTTCTTGTACTCGCAGTATTTCAATAGAACTGTTGATACGAATTTAATCAAAAGCATTGAGGAAAAGATGGAACTGACTTGTAAGAAGAATAAGTCATTGATGAAGTACCACAAGTCATCTGAAATTTCACTTAACCATAATATAGAGGAAATTAACAAGATTGCATATGGAGATTTATATAACTTTTTTACAGAAAATGTAATAGAAGataatcatataaatgaaagtGAAACTAAAGAACTTGAAGAAATTCAAGATGATGTCCTGGGAGAAAATGCAATTGAAGAAAGTGAATGCAAAGGAACTGTAGAAGATCACAATGTATCTTTTACAAATAAGAGAATAATTGATATTAAAAATGATGAacttttaatttcaatattgagaCAAACTAGgatgaaaaaatcatattcagtCCAAGATGATAAGtgtggaaaaaatttcaatacttcaGAGAAAGTATTGAAAGGAACAGAATCTGAAAGCTTTACATTGCATActaaaagaatatttgaagaattaagCGAATCTTCAAATGGGATTGATATTTCATGCAAGAGCTACAATACTTCTA ATCTTATGCAGTTTGATGATGATAATGTATCTGTCCCAGAAGTATCTAGTACATTCCATGAACAG GAAACTCGAATATTTGTGGATCAGGATAATTTTGCAACTCACAATGTTGACGCAACACAAAATGAAAGTAAGAATGGTTGTCTCACACATGCTTCATCTGATGGTCAAAACATTGACGTAGAACGACTCATTATATTAAATTCATACAGTAGTAATTCAGAAGACCAAAGTAGCCATAAAGATTTTAGTGGAATTGTAGACTGCTGCAGCAATGCAAGTGATGCTAACTTTGAACATTgtgatttcaataattcaattgtgcaagaaaaacaaattcaaacgcTAATGACCGAAAATTTGCATTACATAAGTAGAAATAGATATCCAGAATATCAATTAGACATTTTTGATTCAGTAAATGCTTCAAGTATTTTTGTAGATGAAGGTAGCCAAAAAGATCCCACTTTAGAAGATGTACAGGAACATAATTTTGCcacttcaaatatttcaaattcagcAGCTGCAGGAAATGCTATAAATGATAATCACTTAATCTCGAATTTTCATCATCGAGTGATTTCTTATGGAGATACCATATCAAATGATTTTCAACTCCTGAAATTGAAAGGAGAAGCTATAAGTAGTATAAGCAGATTGGGAATAAATAATTCGTCCACCCCAATATATTCTCAGAGTTTGTTTGACACTTCCATTGTTACTATAGATTCTGCAGAATGCGAATCAGAGTTTAGAGAAGAATCAATATCTAGACTAAGTTCTAAATTGGAAACTCTAGaagatgagaaaaaaatctcaGAGAATAGTGCTATAATGTCTCCAGTTCAGGAtttatcatttgaaaataatcatGATTGTCAGGCCTTTAGTAGTATTACTAATTCAGTAGTTGCATCTACTCCCCTTCCAAATCAAAGGGCTCTGTCTAAGGATAGGAGCTTCCTGgaagaatttgaaattcttgatCATTCAACATCATCCTCTATTTCAGATCTAAGAAATGAGACAGTTTTATCAAGGCTGAGTTTTATATCTGGTGAATGGATCAGTATTGAATTGCAGAATTCTAAATGTGGAACAAACAATTCTGATCCTTTGAATGATGCTCAATCGACTGAGCCAGACAATTCAGTGAAAAATGAAGTTTTGAATAGTGTTTCACAAGAAAACACTTTGTTGTCTGCTGTTTCAATGAGTTTAGAATCAAGTTCACAATCGAAAATTGACAGTAATACTTCCTTAttatctgaatcagaatttgcAGTCAAAAAGGATGTTTCCAAGGACTTGGAAAATGCTGATAAATCGGTAAATCCTACAAATTGGAAATATGAATCTGCCAGTATTCCACAATCTCAAGTAGGCAACCTTGAGCATGATTTTAATTATCGCGTGCCTTTCAATAATCCTGAACCTTCAACATCCTCTCATCCTAGAATGCTAGCACCAGTATGTGGAATCCAAACATGGATGCATCCACCAAGAATGTTGGTTCCCGGTCCACCTCTACCGTTCATTCCAATTCCAACCAGTGGCCAACAAAGactattatttccttcaggacCTCAGTTTCATGTTCCTGTTAATCACTATAATTGTGTTCCAGGATCACAACAAGCAATTATAAATGGAGTTGCTCAAAATTACGGAACTTGTCCTATAGTAATATTTAACTATAATTTTCTACCTCCAATGAaccaaaattcaaaatga